A stretch of Methanobrevibacter sp. YE315 DNA encodes these proteins:
- a CDS encoding DUF2115 domain-containing protein has product MKAEDILDELKELSPQEKITRKELMEILKKYARIISVYDLMMATAYMRKDGEYVHENYREKYLEIYIKYFIMRMKEVLENDSYEDGVIDKNAYDESFPMLERTFEKERLSNNDDDKFPLIYVITALYTTFILEEPIHPVGSEFPGHLKVEERNGTFLCPVKDNQKDNVNAICHLCLAEQTPDI; this is encoded by the coding sequence ATGAAAGCTGAAGACATATTAGATGAACTTAAAGAACTATCTCCACAAGAAAAGATTACTCGAAAGGAATTGATGGAGATACTAAAAAAATATGCTCGTATAATTTCAGTATACGATTTAATGATGGCTACAGCATATATGAGGAAAGATGGAGAATATGTTCACGAAAATTATCGTGAAAAATACCTCGAAATTTATATAAAATATTTCATCATGCGCATGAAAGAAGTATTGGAAAACGACAGCTATGAGGATGGAGTGATTGATAAAAACGCTTATGACGAATCATTCCCCATGCTTGAGAGAACCTTTGAAAAAGAAAGATTATCCAATAACGATGATGATAAATTCCCATTGATTTATGTGATTACAGCATTGTATACTACTTTTATTTTAGAAGAGCCAATTCATCCAGTTGGAAGTGAATTTCCAGGACATTTGAAAGTGGAAGAGAGAAATGGCACATTTTTATGTCCTGTTAAAGATAACCAAAAAGATAATGTTAATGCGATTTGCCATTTATGCCTGGCTGAGCAAACACCGGATATTTAG
- the nikR gene encoding nickel-responsive transcriptional regulator NikR: protein MMRISMSLPKKLLSDFDEVLKERGYQSRSKGIRDALQDYIVRYQWMNSMEGQRIGIITIIYDHHYTGVMESLAEIQHSFRNEINTSMHIHMTDKYCMEIVVVNGDIAEIRDLTEKIMRLKGVEHVKLTSTANGEDFKEPGHSHDHGNHYH, encoded by the coding sequence ATGATGAGAATAAGTATGTCGTTACCTAAAAAATTATTATCTGATTTTGATGAAGTGTTAAAAGAAAGGGGATATCAATCCCGTTCAAAAGGAATTCGTGATGCTCTTCAAGATTATATTGTAAGATATCAATGGATGAATTCCATGGAGGGGCAAAGGATTGGTATTATAACTATTATCTATGACCACCATTATACTGGTGTTATGGAAAGCCTTGCAGAAATCCAACACAGTTTCAGAAATGAAATTAATACAAGCATGCATATTCACATGACTGATAAATATTGTATGGAAATCGTTGTTGTCAATGGGGATATTGCCGAAATTCGTGATTTGACTGAAAAAATCATGAGATTAAAAGGTGTTGAACACGTAAAACTCACCAGTACTGCAAATGGAGAAGATTTTAAAGAACCGGGTCATTCCCATGACCATGGCAACCACTATCATTAA
- a CDS encoding methyltransferase domain-containing protein yields the protein MKFKTTPYHLDLLKDEDRLSAFFEAISEYDGNTDLAYDLGCGSGVLSYFLKDKFDEIISIEINKKTYDCAKDNLAVFDNIEVVNSDVLEYEFTKKADLIVCEMLDTALIDEEEVPILNHVRKFLKKNGKIIPQGIINTAELVNLERHNIHWDEGVNYEVFSKPLVFCELDFLDEINPEVEVDMSLKATKEGLINGLKITSFTKLNDNLIVGPLPMLNPPLLIPLDEKEIKVNDLINVNLKYIMGNGIESIQTQYY from the coding sequence ATGAAATTCAAAACAACACCATACCATCTTGATTTGCTTAAAGATGAAGATAGACTATCCGCTTTTTTTGAAGCTATCAGTGAATATGACGGGAACACTGATTTGGCCTATGATTTGGGTTGTGGCAGCGGTGTTTTGTCTTATTTTTTAAAGGATAAGTTTGATGAAATAATTTCCATTGAAATAAATAAAAAGACATATGACTGCGCAAAGGATAACCTGGCCGTTTTTGACAATATCGAAGTCGTCAACAGTGATGTTCTGGAATATGAATTCACCAAAAAAGCCGATTTGATTGTTTGCGAAATGTTGGACACTGCACTGATTGATGAAGAAGAAGTTCCTATTTTAAATCATGTTCGAAAATTCTTAAAGAAGAATGGTAAAATCATACCTCAAGGCATCATTAACACCGCAGAACTTGTAAACCTCGAAAGGCACAATATCCACTGGGATGAAGGTGTGAATTATGAAGTTTTTTCAAAACCGCTGGTTTTTTGTGAATTAGATTTTTTAGATGAAATCAATCCCGAAGTCGAAGTGGACATGTCTTTGAAGGCCACTAAAGAAGGTTTAATCAACGGGTTGAAAATCACCTCTTTTACTAAACTCAATGACAACTTAATAGTAGGCCCATTGCCTATGCTAAACCCTCCCTTATTAATCCCATTAGATGAAAAGGAAATAAAAGTAAATGATTTAATAAATGTTAACCTAAAATATATTATGGGAAATGGGATTGAAAGTATTCAAACCCAATATTATTAA
- the hycI gene encoding hydrogenase maturation peptidase HycI, which produces MSFEVQLKDFLNDFEKLIVLGVGNELKSDDGVGPFIIKKLIDENIKNDNLLFINAETVPENFTGKIRKENPTHVIIVDACLMGLMPGEIKIVNKDDFVNIGISTHSMSLSYFVKYLEKGTDFKVIFIGIEPETMDWGEKPTRKVEKTAYEFIEILKEIIL; this is translated from the coding sequence TTGTCTTTTGAAGTCCAATTAAAAGATTTTTTAAATGATTTTGAAAAATTAATTGTTTTAGGCGTAGGAAATGAGCTCAAAAGCGATGATGGCGTTGGACCATTTATAATTAAAAAATTAATTGATGAAAACATTAAAAACGACAATCTGCTGTTCATTAATGCTGAAACGGTCCCTGAAAATTTCACAGGCAAAATCAGAAAGGAAAATCCGACCCATGTAATCATTGTTGATGCATGCCTGATGGGGTTAATGCCGGGTGAAATAAAGATCGTAAATAAAGATGATTTTGTAAACATTGGTATTTCAACTCATTCAATGTCTTTATCATATTTTGTTAAATATCTGGAAAAGGGCACTGATTTCAAAGTGATTTTCATTGGAATCGAACCGGAGACAATGGATTGGGGAGAAAAACCAACACGCAAGGTTGAAAAAACAGCTTATGAATTTATAGAAATTTTAAAGGAAATTATACTATGA
- a CDS encoding acetyl-CoA carboxylase biotin carboxylase subunit family protein, whose amino-acid sequence MKILFIGSRLYDDIDWYVKSKNIESVLTESNEEAINLDLPDQVFIVPRGMDGPKQVALMQNVDAIVPLIGIDPPLIDVAHMKEEVEKEYDIPVVAAGVRAVELTSNKIRTKEFYQEIGVVTPDYQILNSPDELSLDFPVVLKQGEGQGGKDIKIAEDMDDVKDYFEEFNQALCEEFIEGSEISIEVLGFNGEYVALPPIYKGETTLEGTHPLNKVKTGPCIVEGLDNNLVQHTAYKVAKNLDSDGIFEMDFMYSAKNDQLYAIEVNTRPNGTRYLTTATCGINSLCELVNMAIGEFSLPSIADRLEYHYSTEIPIGNYEGPAPKQPVKSFEANDFVVHGPEGYQRITARANSKNELENLIEKLV is encoded by the coding sequence ATGAAAATTTTATTTATTGGGTCAAGATTATACGATGATATTGATTGGTATGTTAAAAGTAAAAACATAGAAAGTGTTTTAACAGAATCTAATGAGGAAGCCATTAATTTGGATTTGCCAGACCAAGTTTTTATTGTTCCTCGTGGAATGGACGGTCCAAAACAGGTGGCGTTAATGCAGAATGTTGATGCTATTGTCCCATTGATTGGAATCGACCCTCCATTGATTGATGTTGCTCACATGAAGGAAGAAGTTGAAAAAGAATACGATATTCCTGTTGTGGCTGCGGGAGTGCGTGCAGTCGAATTGACTTCTAACAAAATAAGAACAAAAGAGTTTTATCAAGAAATTGGTGTTGTCACTCCTGATTATCAAATATTGAACAGCCCTGATGAGCTGTCCTTGGATTTCCCTGTTGTTTTAAAGCAAGGTGAGGGTCAAGGAGGAAAAGACATCAAAATAGCTGAAGATATGGATGACGTGAAGGATTATTTTGAAGAATTTAATCAGGCATTATGCGAAGAATTCATTGAAGGATCTGAAATTTCCATAGAAGTTCTTGGATTCAATGGCGAATATGTCGCCCTGCCTCCAATTTATAAGGGTGAAACTACTTTGGAAGGAACACATCCTTTGAATAAGGTGAAAACAGGTCCTTGTATCGTTGAAGGATTGGACAATAATCTGGTTCAGCATACTGCATATAAGGTTGCGAAAAATTTGGATTCAGACGGTATTTTTGAAATGGATTTCATGTATTCTGCAAAGAATGACCAGTTATATGCTATTGAGGTTAACACCCGCCCTAACGGCACCCGATATCTGACTACTGCTACTTGCGGCATCAATTCATTATGTGAACTGGTTAATATGGCAATCGGAGAATTCAGCTTACCTAGCATTGCCGATAGATTGGAATATCATTATTCTACTGAAATTCCAATTGGCAATTATGAAGGTCCAGCTCCAAAACAACCGGTCAAGTCATTTGAGGCCAATGATTTTGTGGTCCATGGTCCTGAAGGTTATCAAAGGATTACTGCAAGGGCAAACTCTAAAAATGAACTTGAAAATTTAATTGAAAAATTAGTATAA
- a CDS encoding glycosyltransferase family 4 protein, whose protein sequence is MNNTDLLILFSITLCATIFFTWYVKRILIKARIADNPIVSEHRHKSGTPTMGGIAFLFTISLLIALYYQNTPILMVLYIMLAGGIVGLVDDLIGLKVKEVQKIVVNVSDEVIVLGRLDVQPGEEVRVATPKAKAEVDDLLKAGKVEVIGEVPIKTEPEELEKIICQIILGLFFALTGVVTSIGGFQLGIFAIPVVIIAILGCINSVNLIDGMDGLAAGIVGLASVACCVYGYLFGPMTIIPPFLILAGICFGFLVFNSYPASIFMGDTGSFVLGTGFAAAVLVCDIPYFGVLALGVPIVSVIVSLLHRAHIIKLPVEPLHHTLNHYGMSETKIVFSYWGITILLCVIGIIAKMYIF, encoded by the coding sequence ATGAATAATACAGATTTGTTAATTCTTTTTTCAATAACATTATGTGCTACTATATTTTTTACATGGTATGTTAAGAGAATATTGATTAAAGCAAGGATTGCTGATAATCCAATTGTTAGTGAACATAGACATAAAAGCGGCACTCCTACAATGGGGGGAATTGCATTTCTTTTTACAATTTCCTTATTGATTGCATTGTATTATCAAAATACTCCTATCCTAATGGTATTATACATAATGCTTGCAGGAGGAATTGTAGGTTTAGTCGATGATTTAATTGGTTTGAAAGTTAAGGAAGTCCAAAAGATTGTTGTTAATGTTTCTGATGAAGTAATTGTGCTTGGAAGATTGGATGTCCAACCTGGTGAAGAGGTACGTGTTGCTACACCAAAAGCAAAAGCCGAAGTCGATGATTTGCTCAAGGCAGGCAAAGTTGAAGTGATTGGTGAAGTGCCAATTAAAACAGAACCAGAAGAGCTTGAAAAGATTATTTGTCAAATTATTTTAGGATTATTCTTTGCATTGACAGGTGTTGTCACTTCAATTGGAGGTTTCCAATTAGGCATTTTTGCAATACCTGTTGTGATAATAGCTATTTTAGGTTGTATTAATTCAGTCAATCTTATTGATGGTATGGACGGTCTTGCAGCAGGAATTGTAGGATTGGCATCTGTTGCATGCTGTGTTTATGGTTATTTATTTGGCCCAATGACTATTATTCCACCATTTTTAATCCTTGCAGGAATCTGTTTTGGATTTTTAGTATTTAATTCCTATCCCGCTTCAATATTTATGGGGGATACAGGATCATTTGTATTAGGTACAGGTTTTGCAGCAGCGGTTTTGGTATGTGACATTCCATACTTCGGTGTTCTTGCATTGGGTGTACCTATTGTTTCAGTCATCGTCAGTTTACTTCACAGAGCACATATTATCAAATTGCCAGTTGAACCTTTACACCACACTTTAAATCATTACGGCATGTCTGAAACAAAAATAGTATTTAGCTATTGGGGCATTACTATATTATTATGCGTTATAGGTATTATTGCAAAAATGTACATATTTTAA
- a CDS encoding Mur ligase family protein, which translates to MDIYDLVDAINGELIGNVDFFSIDGFTGKFTFLNDSHTGDIVIRHWINADGVEIAFNKNIACLITQTPKDGAIEMAKKLSFPLIITDNIELANAYALSHTIKKFSPDSTNVVVTGTNGKSTTSHLIYHILNNAGHRVLTNTDSESEFNTLIDPMVSKLISDEVTENGDLDYLVIEVSEVQGWLGNLMENHAALMSEAVNPKVGVITNIAMDHIGLVNSIDEVFDEIKAVPDAIGDGICVLNHDDELVMKLSAKNPFYISMNELSEDNAVYFNEDKVIYGNEIILTIDDLPFKGNHFIQNILSAVAACISLGIDMDDIVEGVKSYKPLNRRFAKLNDEPLIFDDFAHNPDGIKSTISETIKLLKPNQKLHLVCAIRGSRGVEINKLNVEAIVESMNDNIELSLSSSNDVVNDLNYVEDEERKVFFDVLNENNIEYTHYDNLKDCLSEVYKKSQNGDIILLIGAQGMDPAESLLKDII; encoded by the coding sequence ATGGATATTTATGATTTGGTTGATGCTATCAATGGAGAACTTATTGGTAATGTAGATTTCTTTTCCATTGATGGATTTACAGGTAAATTTACTTTTTTAAATGATTCCCACACGGGAGATATTGTTATAAGACATTGGATTAATGCTGATGGAGTGGAAATTGCTTTCAATAAAAATATTGCATGCCTAATTACCCAAACACCAAAGGATGGTGCAATTGAGATGGCTAAAAAGCTGAGTTTTCCATTAATCATTACAGATAATATAGAGCTTGCTAATGCATATGCATTATCACATACAATAAAGAAGTTCTCTCCAGATTCCACCAATGTTGTAGTTACAGGAACTAACGGAAAATCAACAACTTCACATTTAATTTATCATATTTTAAATAATGCTGGTCATCGTGTTCTTACCAATACGGACAGCGAGTCAGAATTCAATACCTTAATTGATCCTATGGTGTCCAAGCTGATTTCTGATGAAGTTACCGAAAATGGGGATTTGGATTATCTTGTTATTGAGGTGTCTGAAGTTCAAGGATGGCTTGGAAATTTAATGGAAAATCATGCCGCATTAATGAGCGAAGCCGTAAATCCAAAAGTGGGTGTTATAACAAACATAGCTATGGATCATATCGGTCTTGTAAACTCTATTGATGAAGTGTTCGATGAAATAAAAGCCGTTCCGGATGCTATTGGTGATGGAATTTGCGTTTTAAATCATGATGATGAACTTGTAATGAAGTTAAGTGCAAAAAACCCGTTTTACATTTCAATGAATGAATTAAGCGAGGATAATGCCGTTTACTTTAATGAAGACAAGGTTATTTATGGAAATGAAATCATTTTAACAATCGATGATTTGCCGTTTAAAGGAAATCATTTTATTCAAAATATACTTTCCGCTGTAGCGGCTTGCATATCATTGGGAATAGATATGGATGACATTGTTGAAGGAGTCAAATCATATAAACCTTTGAATAGACGTTTCGCCAAGTTAAATGACGAACCTCTGATTTTCGATGATTTTGCCCATAATCCTGATGGAATCAAATCAACAATTTCCGAAACAATCAAATTACTAAAGCCAAATCAGAAATTGCATTTGGTATGTGCCATCAGAGGTTCAAGGGGAGTGGAAATCAATAAGCTAAACGTTGAAGCGATTGTTGAGTCAATGAATGATAATATCGAGTTAAGCTTATCCTCAAGTAATGATGTGGTCAATGATTTGAATTATGTTGAAGATGAAGAAAGGAAAGTGTTTTTCGATGTTTTGAATGAAAACAATATTGAATATACTCATTATGACAATCTGAAAGACTGTTTAAGTGAGGTCTATAAAAAATCACAAAATGGAGACATTATCCTGTTAATTGGTGCTCAAGGAATGGACCCTGCAGAGTCACTTTTAAAAGACATAATATAA
- a CDS encoding DUF356 domain-containing protein: protein MALILVRGENNSKLLNAISDMEKHANLNLVSKPREIDPDFADSLVEGILNSKLRTKSAVATAFFVKEDTTLSIMQIKKIHPPAHVVVVSDEYEGYSKLEELLDSAPMFQGYNSIKAKNEGMIDYKINVKVRNVKNDKLNSYRK, encoded by the coding sequence ATGGCATTAATATTAGTTAGGGGTGAAAACAATTCTAAATTGCTCAATGCAATTTCCGATATGGAAAAACACGCTAATTTAAATTTGGTTTCAAAACCTCGTGAGATTGACCCTGATTTTGCTGATTCACTGGTTGAAGGCATCTTAAATTCAAAACTTAGAACAAAATCCGCTGTTGCCACAGCGTTTTTTGTAAAAGAAGATACTACATTAAGCATTATGCAGATTAAAAAGATTCATCCTCCGGCACATGTTGTTGTTGTCAGTGATGAATATGAAGGATATTCAAAATTAGAAGAGTTATTAGACTCTGCTCCTATGTTTCAAGGATATAATTCAATTAAAGCAAAAAATGAGGGCATGATTGACTATAAAATCAATGTTAAGGTTAGGAACGTTAAAAATGATAAGTTGAATAGCTATCGTAAATAG
- a CDS encoding multiprotein bridging factor aMBF1: protein MECEICGKPVPENNPIRAKIEGSVMVVCKECSKLGTIQKAPPKPKFRQQSKSKRPSTTRNRNYSRNDEPTEELIEDFEHEVRKARESKNWSREDLGRKINERVSVITRIETGKMTPDTKLTKKLEKALNIKLLEKTDNIDLNQFISNSSGERTLGNVMKIKRK from the coding sequence ATGGAATGTGAAATTTGTGGTAAACCAGTACCCGAAAATAATCCAATAAGAGCTAAAATCGAAGGATCTGTCATGGTTGTTTGTAAAGAGTGCTCTAAACTTGGAACAATCCAAAAAGCACCTCCTAAACCAAAATTCAGACAGCAATCCAAATCAAAAAGACCTTCAACAACAAGAAACAGAAATTATTCAAGAAATGATGAACCAACAGAAGAGCTGATTGAGGATTTCGAACATGAAGTCAGAAAGGCAAGGGAATCCAAAAATTGGTCTCGTGAAGATTTGGGCAGAAAGATCAACGAAAGGGTTTCAGTCATTACAAGAATTGAAACCGGAAAAATGACACCAGATACAAAACTTACAAAAAAATTAGAAAAAGCTTTGAACATAAAACTTCTAGAAAAAACAGATAACATTGATTTGAATCAGTTTATCAGCAATTCATCTGGTGAACGCACATTAGGAAATGTAATGAAAATTAAAAGGAAATAG
- a CDS encoding proteasome-activating nucleotidase, producing MIHMDDFNDLENSSKEQLIEKVESLQDEIDILREEKSKAKSNLMWKVRKLEKDKVLIENEKIRLERETKSLRSEVDRFRSPPLVLATITEVLDDNRMTVKSSTGPSFLVNYSKFLDEKLLVPGSRVALNQQTFGIVEVLPSEKDANVSGMEIETKPDITYDQIGGLEEQILEVKETVELPLTEPELFEKVGIEPPKGILLYGPPGTGKTLLAKAVANETNATFIKIVASEFVKKYIGEGARLVREVFELAKEKAPSIIFIDELDAVAAKRLKSSTSGDREVQRTLMQLLAELDGFESRGDIGIIGATNRPDILDPALLRPGRFDRFIEVPLPNVDGRREILKIHTKNMSLDDEADIDLLADLTDELSGADLKAVCTEAGMFAIREKRDKITVADFMDAIEKVMSKTKEDELFKTEAGVMFG from the coding sequence ATGATTCACATGGATGATTTTAATGATTTGGAAAATTCTTCTAAAGAACAATTAATCGAAAAAGTAGAATCATTACAAGATGAGATTGATATATTGAGAGAAGAAAAATCCAAAGCTAAAAGTAACTTAATGTGGAAAGTTAGGAAATTAGAAAAGGATAAAGTCTTAATTGAAAATGAAAAAATCAGACTTGAAAGAGAAACCAAATCTTTACGTTCTGAAGTAGACAGATTTAGGTCTCCACCTTTAGTGTTAGCTACTATTACTGAAGTTTTAGATGATAATAGAATGACTGTTAAAAGTAGTACAGGACCTAGTTTTCTTGTTAATTACTCAAAATTCTTAGATGAAAAATTATTAGTGCCTGGTTCAAGGGTTGCATTAAATCAACAGACCTTCGGTATTGTTGAAGTGTTGCCGTCAGAAAAAGATGCGAATGTTTCAGGAATGGAAATTGAAACAAAACCAGACATTACATATGACCAAATCGGTGGTTTGGAAGAGCAAATCCTAGAAGTTAAGGAAACTGTCGAATTGCCTTTGACTGAACCTGAACTGTTTGAAAAAGTAGGTATTGAACCGCCTAAGGGAATATTGTTATATGGTCCGCCGGGAACAGGTAAGACTTTGCTTGCAAAGGCTGTAGCAAATGAAACCAATGCCACATTCATAAAGATTGTAGCATCCGAATTTGTCAAGAAATACATAGGTGAAGGGGCAAGGCTTGTTCGTGAAGTGTTTGAGCTCGCCAAGGAAAAAGCTCCATCCATCATATTCATTGACGAACTTGATGCAGTCGCCGCAAAAAGACTTAAAAGTTCCACCAGTGGGGACAGGGAAGTTCAAAGGACTTTAATGCAATTACTCGCAGAGTTAGACGGATTCGAATCAAGAGGAGATATTGGAATTATTGGTGCAACCAATAGACCTGATATCTTGGATCCTGCATTATTGCGTCCGGGACGTTTTGACAGATTCATTGAAGTTCCGCTCCCGAATGTTGACGGCAGACGTGAAATCCTCAAAATCCACACCAAAAACATGTCATTGGATGATGAGGCGGACATTGATTTGCTTGCTGATTTGACTGATGAACTGTCCGGTGCAGACTTGAAGGCGGTATGTACAGAAGCAGGTATGTTTGCAATTCGTGAAAAACGTGATAAGATTACAGTGGCAGACTTTATGGATGCTATTGAAAAAGTCATGAGCAAAACCAAAGAAGACGAATTGTTCAAGACAGAAGCGGGCGTAATGTTCGGTTAA
- a CDS encoding PH domain-containing protein: protein MLFNKNDTHVNDRILYQTKPNMLFGCKKAVYGLVLLGVVLIISPMAIQFIGEMQVYLISQIKLPLTRYIAIAFFVIILIIVIYIIWQLVGWYSMEYTLTESRIIVKSGVLSTKKIYMPYATIQDVNTSQNIIEKLFNIGSVSIFSAYDNNLLELKSISNPSEAEEIIFSRIMGPRNFQPQSRSIPQRDFRDYSLEYPQNEEYYDEFEPITPINREKDLQRREYEYYPENLNFQEPSQNPKYEYEPYDDFENNVNYIMEDLEPQNDYPQDNYYDRQEEYSYGQDYHDLEDYSDNHINNHQDDQGEPNDSSETAIRRHFDKFRK, encoded by the coding sequence ATGTTATTTAATAAAAATGATACTCACGTTAATGATAGAATTCTTTATCAAACTAAGCCGAACATGCTTTTCGGTTGCAAAAAAGCAGTTTACGGTTTGGTTTTATTAGGTGTTGTTTTGATAATCTCACCTATGGCTATTCAATTCATTGGTGAAATGCAAGTTTATTTAATATCACAAATTAAGCTTCCGCTAACAAGATATATAGCTATTGCATTTTTTGTTATCATTCTTATTATAGTAATATATATTATTTGGCAACTTGTTGGATGGTATTCTATGGAATATACATTAACAGAATCCAGAATTATTGTTAAATCAGGGGTATTGTCCACTAAAAAGATTTATATGCCTTATGCCACTATTCAAGATGTAAACACTTCTCAAAATATAATTGAAAAGTTGTTTAATATAGGATCAGTTTCAATATTCAGCGCCTATGATAATAATCTGTTAGAGTTGAAAAGCATTTCCAATCCTTCAGAAGCTGAAGAAATCATATTTTCAAGGATTATGGGTCCTAGAAACTTCCAACCGCAATCCAGAAGTATTCCTCAGCGTGATTTTCGAGATTATTCTCTGGAATACCCTCAAAATGAGGAGTATTACGATGAATTTGAGCCAATCACTCCAATCAATAGAGAAAAGGATCTTCAAAGAAGGGAATATGAATACTATCCTGAAAATCTGAATTTCCAGGAGCCTTCCCAGAATCCGAAATATGAGTATGAGCCATATGACGATTTTGAAAATAACGTAAATTATATTATGGAAGATTTGGAACCTCAAAATGACTATCCTCAAGACAATTATTATGATAGGCAAGAAGAATATTCATATGGTCAGGATTATCATGATTTAGAAGACTATTCTGATAATCATATTAATAACCATCAGGATGATCAAGGGGAACCAAACGACTCAAGCGAAACAGCTATCAGAAGGCATTTTGATAAATTTAGGAAATAA